A window of Fretibacterium sp. OH1220_COT-178 contains these coding sequences:
- a CDS encoding DNA translocase FtsK, whose protein sequence is MGSGERENVLTLSATDLALCQRCPRLLAYKDAGRRNAWRVGIEGSGKRYGSLFHKHVAEAFFSDMGETAAPGREAMRLLLSGTSKGLSEGLSDLIRTRYFNPFLAEHGSRLNADCVMAMADGTAFWVRDLAGILEAIPSLRKDPERGLGRVFAGAGRTLRALYSTEDGTMLKVSGRCDALIFNPDSGTACLFEFKGYRPTDPTAALSQSLIYAWLVESATGVLPSVRLIYLEGGGPFAFPKEDVASMLRGLPPLFESARSVLLRRKPLPAPASESLCSRCPWDGECNKEWGARDFSLSRVPPESVPVSGGTDIGGGSLEGPLLEERAAPAASEETEEGRERMKQLLRTLEALKLSVTDEGFVCGPCFVRLKVRPDATRGTTVRKIEARADDLQVQMELPVLPMIQAQGGYVSVDVPRTRRQVLSLETLIRKGAENRPRSEAAFPLGMGVDGRVFWADLAEPAMTSALIGGTSGSGKSVLLRSVVIGLLLCAPQDSVCFTLIDPKRVTFTDLAELSALEEGRILCDADEAMEALGGAVDEMERRYGLLEKARVSHLTDYNAASGERLRRRVVIVDEYADLMTHKGTARKLEHFIQRLCQKGRAAGFHLLMATQRPDAKVVTGVIKANLQLRVALKVASRSNSQIILGEGFTQAQCLLGHGDMLVGDGACVERLQGPLAGPELLGSEHWDVRRR, encoded by the coding sequence ATGGGCTCTGGAGAACGAGAAAACGTCCTGACCCTGTCGGCGACGGACCTGGCGCTCTGCCAGCGCTGCCCCAGGCTTCTGGCCTATAAGGATGCGGGCAGGCGAAACGCTTGGAGGGTCGGCATCGAGGGGAGCGGGAAACGGTACGGCTCACTGTTCCATAAGCACGTTGCGGAGGCCTTCTTCTCCGACATGGGGGAGACGGCCGCCCCCGGACGTGAGGCGATGCGCCTCCTTCTCTCCGGCACGAGCAAGGGGCTGAGCGAGGGCCTTTCCGACCTGATCCGTACCCGTTACTTCAATCCCTTTCTGGCGGAGCACGGCAGTAGGCTGAACGCGGATTGCGTCATGGCGATGGCCGACGGGACGGCGTTCTGGGTCCGCGATCTGGCGGGTATATTGGAGGCGATTCCCTCTCTCCGTAAGGATCCGGAGAGAGGTCTGGGCCGCGTCTTTGCGGGGGCGGGACGAACCCTGAGGGCCTTGTACTCCACTGAGGACGGGACGATGCTGAAGGTCTCGGGACGCTGCGACGCGCTGATCTTCAACCCCGATTCGGGAACGGCGTGCCTTTTTGAGTTCAAGGGCTACCGGCCTACGGACCCCACGGCGGCGCTGTCGCAAAGCCTGATCTACGCCTGGCTTGTGGAGAGCGCGACGGGGGTGTTGCCGTCCGTACGCCTGATCTACCTGGAGGGCGGCGGGCCCTTTGCATTTCCGAAGGAGGACGTGGCCTCCATGCTGAGAGGACTCCCTCCTCTTTTCGAGTCCGCCCGCAGCGTCCTGCTCCGCCGGAAGCCCCTGCCCGCTCCCGCGTCCGAAAGCCTCTGTTCCCGCTGTCCATGGGACGGAGAATGCAATAAGGAGTGGGGCGCAAGGGATTTCTCCCTTTCCCGGGTTCCCCCCGAATCCGTTCCAGTTTCTGGAGGTACCGATATCGGAGGGGGATCTCTTGAGGGGCCGCTCCTTGAGGAGAGGGCTGCCCCGGCGGCCTCGGAGGAGACGGAAGAAGGGCGGGAGCGTATGAAACAGCTGCTAAGGACGCTGGAGGCCCTCAAGCTCTCCGTGACCGATGAGGGTTTCGTCTGCGGCCCCTGTTTCGTCCGGCTGAAGGTGCGCCCCGACGCGACGAGGGGGACGACGGTCCGCAAGATCGAGGCCCGGGCGGATGACCTTCAGGTGCAGATGGAGCTCCCCGTTCTTCCCATGATTCAGGCTCAGGGCGGCTACGTGTCCGTCGACGTCCCGCGGACCCGTCGGCAGGTGCTTTCCCTCGAGACCCTGATTCGAAAGGGTGCGGAGAACCGTCCCCGCTCGGAGGCCGCGTTTCCGCTGGGGATGGGGGTGGATGGCCGCGTGTTCTGGGCGGATCTGGCGGAGCCGGCCATGACCAGCGCGCTGATCGGGGGCACGTCCGGGAGCGGGAAGAGCGTACTGCTCCGTTCGGTTGTGATCGGGCTGCTACTCTGCGCACCGCAGGACAGCGTGTGTTTTACCCTGATCGATCCCAAACGGGTCACCTTTACCGACCTGGCGGAATTGAGCGCCCTGGAGGAGGGGAGGATCTTGTGTGATGCCGATGAGGCCATGGAGGCGCTGGGCGGAGCCGTCGATGAGATGGAACGGCGCTACGGACTGCTGGAGAAGGCGCGGGTCTCCCACCTGACGGATTACAACGCCGCTTCGGGGGAGCGGCTGAGGCGCCGGGTCGTCATCGTCGACGAGTATGCTGACCTCATGACGCACAAGGGGACGGCGAGGAAGCTCGAACATTTCATCCAAAGGCTCTGTCAGAAGGGCAGGGCCGCGGGGTTCCATCTGCTTATGGCGACGCAGCGCCCGGATGCGAAGGTCGTGACCGGCGTCATCAAGGCCAATCTGCAGCTGCGCGTCGCTCTGAAGGTGGCGAGCCGGAGCAACAGTCAGATTATCCTGGGCGAGGGGTTCACTCAGGCCCAGTGCCTGCTGGGACATGGGGACATGCTCGTTGGGGACGGGGCCTGCGTGGAACGTCTTCAGGGGCCTCTTGCCGGTCCCGAGTTGTTGGGATCGGAACACTGGGATGTCCGAAGAAGATGA
- the fusA gene encoding elongation factor G — MGARQPENTRSFALCAHGGAGKTTLAEAMLFCNGQIGRMGKTDAGNTVSDFQTEEQKRQISISTSLLTMERGGKTFFALDAPGFADFAGEMSAAIRVSDASLLLVSAVGGVEVQTGRAWEYASANHEPVVFYISKMDRENADFDKVLADIREQFSENALPVFLPIGSAEHFKGIVDVLKGRAYIYETDGSGKFAEGDVPAEMADAASAAREALIEAAVEMDDALMERYLEGESVSDADLARTLRAAIVARRVMPVLAGSAALNIGVHQLLDFIADYFPSPVDIGAVKAMQGEDSVEVRPDVNAPFSALCFKVMVDPYVGKLSFIRVYSGSLSSDGNNIYNVKKGEDERISSFKLMCGKEGKDVKEVIAGDIVAIPKLQSTKVGHTLATKGGSSFQYGRIEYPNPVYSVAVIAKSRADEDKLGNAISKTLDEDRGLTFEKNPETHDNVLSGMGDLHIDIVLARMKERYGIELETRTPQVPYRETIRKTAEAQGKHKKQSGGHGQYGDVHIRYSPLERGAGFEFVDSIVGGAVPRNFIPAVEKGLREYMVKGPLAGFPVVDFRAELYFGSYHDVDSSEMSFKLATRLSFKKGIMDASPVLLEPIMNVEVTVPDQYMGDVMGDFNSRRGRIMGMEAHGRLQVVKAQAPLAEMFRYAIVLRSMTSGQGSFSMQYSHYEEVPAEIAKKVIAAHKQEDEEE, encoded by the coding sequence ATGGGAGCACGTCAACCGGAGAACACGAGAAGTTTTGCGCTCTGCGCCCATGGCGGGGCGGGAAAGACCACCCTGGCCGAGGCCATGCTTTTCTGCAACGGTCAGATCGGTCGTATGGGCAAGACGGATGCCGGCAACACCGTCAGCGACTTTCAGACCGAGGAGCAGAAGCGTCAGATCTCGATCAGCACCTCCCTTCTGACGATGGAGCGAGGGGGGAAGACCTTCTTCGCTCTGGATGCCCCCGGTTTTGCCGACTTCGCGGGGGAGATGAGTGCGGCCATCCGCGTCTCGGACGCATCGCTGCTGCTGGTCAGTGCGGTGGGCGGGGTGGAGGTCCAGACGGGCCGTGCCTGGGAGTACGCCTCGGCAAACCACGAGCCCGTCGTCTTCTACATCTCCAAGATGGACCGCGAGAACGCGGATTTCGATAAGGTTCTGGCGGATATCCGGGAGCAGTTCTCGGAGAACGCGCTTCCCGTCTTCCTGCCCATCGGCTCGGCGGAGCACTTCAAGGGCATCGTCGACGTCCTGAAGGGCAGGGCCTACATCTATGAGACGGACGGCAGCGGCAAGTTTGCGGAGGGCGACGTGCCGGCCGAAATGGCGGATGCCGCTTCGGCGGCCAGAGAGGCCCTGATCGAGGCCGCGGTCGAGATGGACGACGCACTTATGGAGCGCTATCTCGAGGGCGAGTCCGTCTCCGACGCCGACCTTGCCCGGACGCTGCGTGCGGCGATCGTGGCGCGTCGCGTCATGCCGGTCCTGGCGGGTTCTGCCGCCCTCAATATCGGCGTGCATCAGCTTTTGGACTTCATCGCCGACTACTTCCCATCCCCCGTCGATATCGGTGCGGTCAAGGCCATGCAAGGCGAGGATTCCGTAGAGGTGCGTCCTGACGTGAACGCTCCCTTCTCCGCCCTCTGCTTCAAGGTCATGGTCGACCCTTACGTGGGCAAGCTCTCGTTCATCCGCGTCTATTCGGGCTCCCTCTCTTCCGACGGGAACAACATCTACAACGTCAAGAAGGGCGAGGACGAGCGCATCAGCTCCTTCAAGCTGATGTGCGGCAAGGAGGGCAAGGACGTCAAGGAGGTCATCGCGGGCGACATCGTGGCGATCCCCAAGCTCCAGAGCACCAAGGTCGGCCACACCCTGGCGACCAAGGGCGGTTCCTCGTTCCAGTACGGGAGGATCGAGTACCCGAACCCCGTCTACAGCGTGGCCGTGATCGCCAAGAGCCGGGCGGACGAGGACAAGCTGGGCAACGCCATCTCCAAGACTCTGGACGAGGATCGCGGGTTGACCTTCGAGAAGAACCCGGAGACGCACGACAACGTCCTGTCCGGTATGGGCGACCTGCACATCGACATCGTCCTGGCCCGCATGAAGGAGCGTTACGGGATCGAGCTCGAGACCCGCACGCCTCAGGTGCCCTACCGCGAGACCATCCGCAAGACGGCGGAGGCTCAGGGCAAGCACAAGAAGCAGAGCGGCGGCCATGGGCAGTACGGCGACGTCCACATCCGCTACAGCCCGCTGGAGCGCGGCGCCGGGTTCGAGTTCGTCGACAGCATCGTGGGGGGAGCCGTGCCGCGCAACTTCATTCCCGCGGTCGAGAAGGGCTTGCGCGAGTACATGGTCAAGGGGCCCCTGGCGGGCTTTCCGGTGGTGGACTTCCGCGCGGAGCTCTACTTCGGCTCCTACCACGACGTCGACAGCTCCGAGATGTCCTTCAAGCTGGCGACTCGTCTCTCCTTCAAGAAGGGGATCATGGACGCCTCGCCCGTGCTGCTCGAGCCCATCATGAACGTCGAGGTGACCGTCCCGGACCAGTACATGGGCGACGTGATGGGCGACTTCAACAGCCGCCGCGGCCGCATCATGGGCATGGAGGCCCACGGCCGGCTCCAGGTCGTCAAGGCTCAGGCCCCGCTGGCGGAGATGTTCCGCTACGCGATCGTGCTGCGCTCCATGACCTCGGGGCAGGGCAGCTTCTCCATGCAATACTCGCACTACGAGGAGGTCCCGGCCGAGATCGCCAAGAAGGTCATCGCGGCCCACAAGCAGGAGGACGAGGAGGAGTAG
- the gatC gene encoding Asp-tRNA(Asn)/Glu-tRNA(Gln) amidotransferase subunit GatC, whose translation MKLSDDEVLGIATEARLRLSNDELTKAVQYINNFLAMLDRFKELDLEGVEPFCFAETTECPLRDDILAPFGDVKAILDEGPHRAAGYFQVPRIMEE comes from the coding sequence ATGAAACTGAGCGACGACGAAGTGCTCGGCATCGCCACGGAGGCGCGTCTCAGACTGAGCAACGACGAGTTGACAAAGGCAGTTCAGTACATCAACAACTTCCTGGCCATGCTGGACCGTTTCAAGGAGCTGGACCTCGAGGGAGTGGAGCCCTTCTGTTTCGCCGAGACGACGGAGTGTCCTCTGCGGGACGACATCCTGGCGCCCTTCGGAGATGTGAAGGCAATCCTGGACGAGGGGCCGCATCGGGCAGCGGGGTATTTCCAGGTCCCCCGCATCATGGAGGAATAG
- the gatB gene encoding Asp-tRNA(Asn)/Glu-tRNA(Gln) amidotransferase subunit GatB: MDKELTFTPVIGIEIHIQLKTDTKIFCGCSTDTSAEPNTNVCPVCMGLPGTLPVLNRGVVQQGLLAGMALNCSVQHSSLFFRKSYFYPDLPKGYQTSQCDLPIVAEGYIEVHDDEGRPKRIRVHHLHLEEDVGKLHHSASDGRLEGADTSYVDYNRAGLPLAEIVSEPDVSSAREAVEYVTTLRRRVRYSGASDVDLEKGMMRFDANVSMKCSDGRWGRKVEVKNMNSFRALERAIEYEIKRQKKIMMQGGEVLPETRHWNDAKGVTTGSRAKAFYRKFIVDPDLPPLHISKEWEDRVRAMMPEMPDVKAERYVRELKLPEDAALVLTESRDLAEYFEDCVAAGAAPLRASNWVRTEVLRVLNDRQISLDGLSVRPAALAELVGRVEEGRLSTTQAKAVFDRMVEEGLSLADAVKACGVTEGGVAGDALAETIRGVLEANADVVAEIRSGGDPKGKKMKFLQGLVMKETKGQARPPEVAAALESAVQVDPK; the protein is encoded by the coding sequence ATGGACAAGGAACTGACCTTTACGCCCGTCATCGGGATAGAGATTCATATCCAGCTCAAGACGGACACCAAAATATTCTGCGGCTGTTCCACGGACACGAGCGCCGAGCCGAACACGAACGTCTGCCCCGTCTGCATGGGCTTGCCCGGCACGCTTCCCGTTCTCAACAGGGGCGTGGTTCAGCAGGGCCTGCTTGCGGGAATGGCCCTGAACTGCTCGGTTCAGCACAGCTCCCTGTTCTTCCGCAAGTCCTATTTCTATCCGGACCTGCCGAAGGGATATCAGACCAGCCAGTGCGACCTGCCGATCGTCGCCGAGGGCTACATCGAGGTGCATGACGACGAGGGAAGGCCCAAGAGGATCCGGGTCCACCACCTGCACCTCGAGGAGGATGTGGGAAAGCTCCACCACAGCGCTTCGGACGGACGGTTGGAGGGGGCGGATACCTCCTACGTCGACTACAATCGGGCCGGACTGCCCCTCGCCGAGATCGTATCGGAGCCCGACGTCTCCTCGGCCCGGGAGGCGGTGGAATACGTGACGACGCTGCGTCGTCGCGTGCGCTACTCCGGTGCCTCGGATGTCGATCTGGAGAAGGGCATGATGCGCTTTGACGCCAACGTCTCCATGAAGTGTTCCGACGGCCGCTGGGGGCGCAAGGTCGAGGTCAAGAACATGAATTCCTTTCGCGCCCTGGAGCGCGCCATCGAGTACGAGATCAAGCGTCAGAAGAAGATCATGATGCAGGGCGGAGAGGTCCTGCCGGAGACCCGCCACTGGAACGACGCCAAGGGCGTCACGACGGGCTCCAGAGCGAAGGCGTTCTACCGCAAGTTCATCGTCGATCCGGATCTTCCGCCCCTTCATATTTCAAAGGAGTGGGAGGACCGGGTTCGTGCGATGATGCCCGAGATGCCCGATGTCAAGGCCGAGCGCTATGTCCGCGAGCTGAAGCTTCCCGAGGATGCGGCCCTGGTCCTGACCGAGTCGCGCGATCTGGCCGAGTACTTTGAGGACTGCGTCGCCGCGGGAGCGGCTCCCCTGCGCGCTTCGAACTGGGTTCGCACGGAGGTCCTGCGCGTTCTGAACGACCGGCAGATCTCCCTCGACGGCCTTTCCGTCCGTCCTGCAGCCCTTGCCGAACTTGTCGGGCGCGTCGAGGAGGGGCGCCTCTCGACGACCCAGGCCAAGGCCGTGTTCGACCGGATGGTGGAGGAGGGGCTTTCCCTCGCCGATGCCGTAAAGGCCTGCGGTGTGACCGAGGGGGGTGTTGCGGGAGATGCCCTGGCGGAAACGATCCGCGGCGTCCTGGAGGCGAATGCCGACGTCGTGGCTGAAATCCGCTCCGGTGGCGACCCCAAGGGAAAGAAGATGAAGTTCCTTCAGGGGCTCGTGATGAAGGAGACGAAGGGCCAGGCTCGTCCGCCGGAGGTGGCGGCCGCGCTCGAGTCGGCCGTTCAAGTCGATCCCAAATGA
- a CDS encoding GDYXXLXY domain-containing protein, which yields MKGFGRYLLAALLPLCVLLAAPVKPALVLMLGEEVRLATVPVDPRDVFRGDYVTLRFAVESVPLASFDLSPERGERILESVDSTVSTPKESGGLDPLEPMTAQARRENEDRSRKLDRVVAVKDWYVPLERDELGLFRAAGAWAFPPDKGGYLHGTVRYAYDPVTLDFGPGLERFYVRENTGRRLEDAARAGRIEAIVKVWRGMPVIVSLDMKP from the coding sequence ATGAAGGGATTCGGACGCTATCTTCTTGCGGCTCTCCTGCCTCTGTGCGTGCTGCTGGCCGCTCCGGTGAAGCCCGCGCTGGTCCTGATGCTCGGTGAGGAGGTGCGCCTCGCCACGGTGCCGGTGGATCCGCGGGACGTCTTCCGGGGCGATTACGTGACGCTTCGTTTCGCAGTGGAGTCGGTTCCTCTGGCCTCTTTCGACCTTTCCCCCGAGAGGGGGGAGCGTATCCTGGAGTCGGTGGATTCGACCGTGTCGACCCCGAAAGAATCGGGAGGCCTTGATCCGCTGGAGCCCATGACGGCCCAAGCGAGGAGAGAAAATGAGGATCGGTCCAGAAAACTGGATCGCGTGGTTGCCGTGAAAGATTGGTACGTGCCGCTGGAGCGGGATGAGCTGGGCCTCTTTCGAGCTGCCGGGGCTTGGGCTTTCCCGCCGGACAAGGGAGGCTACCTGCATGGGACGGTGCGATACGCCTACGATCCCGTGACGCTCGATTTCGGTCCCGGCCTGGAACGGTTCTACGTCAGGGAGAATACGGGGCGCCGTCTGGAGGACGCCGCCCGGGCAGGGCGCATCGAGGCGATCGTGAAGGTGTGGCGGGGCATGCCGGTTATCGTTTCTTTGGACATGAAGCCTTGA
- a CDS encoding ATP-binding protein: MTWLTEAQTSQERSEAIRRQLLERNPFASSAAPNPWDNTSPDLDILNRDVFDRIDQMMRDKRRAPESPMAGLVLGEAGSGKTHMLKRLLKTIRERDQAALFVTVRAFLDPESAMRHLLREVFVNLNQRRRDGRTQLHFLADHLLECYRERCAEERREPREGSSRYKALRRAMLGIDEDFLRAVLLYAEAGDEDLRDDISSWLMGESDETHPELLGVKDRDAMSPEALESEARELLLSLGHLLRYCRVSMVVCFDQLDCMEKKELVNTWGSVIHTLVNDMYGVLPLAFLRADTWNHRFVPLLDDSVRQRFGTDFSSMQNCTLEQARKLIRNRVDAFFGDTSEEMYRWLMDRLKGVLRTDLSPRTVIDLASRAISQKVSPEIRSETPAGKTAFGTEGDAQEVLDALGHAYHEERERVMAERGMWPPNRDMLILALETWLESRGTFEVERAKEDKYTALLGHCEWEGVRKACRFIVSVAKNVKAVGAALDRGLNFLEENAGGFCCFAADLEEMSDLKRWPTARRKLSDFRARKGQAILLDEERRVGWYALAALRNKLYNGDISLYLGSGLRPAEKADFIRFMREGFPEDLLRDDPDDKEEDLRSESLSSVDEAGLGEAIFSALNGSPMKIMKAELLLEILHRSGFSLSYAGLLAFVNREKGRFTLYPAGDGSLVQAA; the protein is encoded by the coding sequence ATGACCTGGCTGACGGAAGCCCAGACGTCTCAGGAAAGATCGGAAGCCATTCGTCGTCAGCTGCTGGAACGCAACCCCTTTGCCTCCTCCGCCGCACCGAACCCGTGGGACAACACGAGCCCCGATCTGGATATCCTGAACCGCGACGTTTTCGACCGAATCGACCAGATGATGCGCGACAAACGGCGTGCTCCCGAAAGCCCGATGGCCGGACTGGTCCTGGGAGAGGCGGGCAGCGGAAAGACCCATATGCTCAAGCGCCTGCTGAAGACGATACGGGAGAGGGATCAGGCTGCCCTGTTCGTCACGGTTCGGGCCTTTCTGGACCCCGAGAGCGCCATGAGGCACTTGTTGCGGGAGGTTTTCGTCAACCTGAACCAAAGGCGGCGGGATGGGAGGACGCAGCTCCATTTCCTTGCGGACCACCTGCTGGAGTGTTACCGTGAGCGGTGTGCGGAGGAGCGGCGCGAGCCCCGGGAGGGCAGCTCCCGTTACAAAGCCCTCAGAAGGGCGATGTTGGGGATCGACGAGGATTTCTTGCGCGCTGTCCTCCTTTATGCCGAGGCCGGGGATGAGGATCTGCGCGACGACATCTCCTCCTGGCTGATGGGGGAGAGCGACGAGACGCACCCGGAGCTGCTGGGCGTGAAGGACCGGGATGCGATGAGTCCCGAAGCCCTCGAGAGCGAGGCCCGGGAACTGCTGTTGTCCCTGGGACACCTGCTGCGCTATTGCAGGGTCTCCATGGTCGTCTGCTTCGACCAGCTGGACTGCATGGAGAAGAAGGAGCTCGTCAACACCTGGGGTAGCGTCATCCATACGCTGGTGAACGACATGTACGGTGTTCTGCCCCTGGCCTTCCTGAGGGCCGACACGTGGAACCACCGCTTTGTACCCCTTCTCGACGACTCCGTCCGCCAGCGTTTCGGGACAGATTTCTCCTCGATGCAGAACTGCACTCTGGAGCAGGCCCGAAAACTGATCCGGAACCGCGTCGATGCCTTCTTCGGCGATACCTCGGAGGAGATGTACCGCTGGCTCATGGACCGCCTGAAGGGCGTGCTGCGGACGGACCTCTCGCCCCGGACGGTCATCGATCTGGCGAGTCGCGCGATCTCACAAAAAGTTTCTCCCGAGATTCGATCGGAAACGCCGGCGGGGAAGACGGCTTTCGGTACGGAGGGTGATGCCCAGGAGGTTCTCGACGCTTTGGGGCACGCCTATCACGAGGAGCGGGAGAGGGTGATGGCGGAGCGCGGCATGTGGCCGCCGAACCGGGATATGCTGATCCTGGCGCTCGAGACGTGGCTGGAGTCGAGAGGGACGTTTGAAGTCGAGCGGGCGAAGGAGGATAAATATACCGCACTCCTGGGGCACTGCGAGTGGGAGGGCGTCCGAAAGGCGTGCCGTTTCATCGTCAGCGTGGCCAAAAACGTCAAGGCCGTGGGGGCCGCTCTGGACCGCGGACTGAATTTTCTGGAGGAGAACGCCGGCGGCTTCTGTTGTTTTGCGGCGGACCTGGAGGAGATGTCGGATCTGAAGCGCTGGCCGACGGCACGTCGAAAGCTGTCCGACTTCAGGGCTCGGAAGGGGCAGGCGATCCTTCTGGACGAGGAAAGACGGGTGGGATGGTACGCTCTTGCGGCGCTGCGGAACAAGCTGTACAACGGCGACATCTCACTCTACCTCGGATCGGGTCTCCGTCCGGCGGAGAAGGCGGACTTTATCCGGTTCATGAGGGAGGGGTTTCCGGAGGACCTCCTGAGGGACGACCCTGACGACAAGGAGGAGGACCTACGGAGCGAATCCCTGAGCTCCGTGGATGAGGCTGGACTGGGAGAGGCGATTTTTTCTGCTCTGAACGGCTCCCCCATGAAGATCATGAAGGCAGAACTGCTGCTGGAGATCCTGCATCGCAGCGGGTTTTCCCTTTCCTACGCCGGGCTTCTGGCCTTCGTCAACCGGGAGAAGGGGCGCTTCACCCTATATCCCGCCGGGGACGGCAGCCTCGTCCAGGCAGCGTGA
- the gatA gene encoding Asp-tRNA(Asn)/Glu-tRNA(Gln) amidotransferase subunit GatA, whose protein sequence is MELYDLCLHSAAEGIRTKKFSALELFESCLARAAACDKNLCALITTTAEAGREMARGVDIQVARGEDLAPLAGVPAVLKDNICTKDVRTTAGSAILGNWRPPYDATVWALLREAGAVLLGKSNMDEFGMGNTCGNSAFGPTRNPWDITRVPGGSSGGSAAAVAAGYSPFAIGTDTGGSIRQPASFCGIYGLKPTYGMVSRYGVVAYGSSLDQVGPFARTVKDLCCVMSVLARHDPMDSSSVRGKTPDFSPRPADLRGKRVGLVRDFEGFSLDQPIADAMARVSGLLKEAGAEIVEVTLPVVARYAVACYYAIAMSEAHTNLERYDGIRYGYTVDEADGIKDMFERVRSHGFGSEVKSRIIAGTCLTEPVRSEEYYVAATKVRTLIAREFATAFEGADFILQPVTPALPAHLGEERTDAMQGYESDLYTLPVNMAGLPSLSFFTGYAPLGLPVGLQLVGPRWSDAKLLGAGLTLEELLGSPRIAQGGL, encoded by the coding sequence ATGGAACTTTACGATCTTTGCCTGCATTCGGCTGCCGAGGGCATTCGGACGAAGAAGTTTTCGGCGCTCGAACTTTTCGAGTCCTGCCTTGCCCGTGCCGCGGCATGCGATAAAAACCTTTGTGCGCTCATCACCACGACGGCGGAGGCGGGGCGCGAGATGGCCCGTGGGGTCGACATACAGGTGGCGCGGGGGGAGGACCTCGCTCCTCTGGCCGGGGTTCCTGCGGTGCTGAAGGACAACATCTGCACCAAAGACGTGCGCACCACGGCGGGGAGTGCCATCCTGGGAAATTGGCGCCCGCCCTACGATGCAACCGTCTGGGCTCTTCTGAGGGAGGCCGGGGCCGTCCTGCTGGGGAAGTCCAACATGGACGAGTTTGGTATGGGGAACACCTGCGGCAACTCGGCCTTCGGCCCCACGAGGAATCCGTGGGACATCACACGTGTGCCGGGCGGCAGTTCCGGAGGCAGTGCGGCGGCGGTAGCCGCGGGATACTCTCCCTTTGCGATCGGCACCGACACCGGGGGATCCATCCGGCAGCCGGCTTCCTTCTGCGGCATCTACGGGCTCAAACCGACTTATGGAATGGTCAGCCGTTACGGCGTGGTCGCCTACGGTTCTTCCCTGGACCAGGTTGGGCCCTTCGCACGAACGGTCAAGGACCTGTGTTGCGTCATGAGCGTCCTGGCACGCCACGATCCCATGGACTCCAGCAGCGTTCGGGGCAAGACGCCCGACTTCTCGCCGCGCCCTGCGGATCTCCGCGGCAAGCGTGTCGGTCTGGTCAGGGATTTCGAGGGGTTCTCTCTGGATCAGCCGATCGCCGACGCCATGGCGCGTGTGAGCGGGCTCCTCAAGGAGGCCGGGGCCGAGATCGTCGAGGTCACTCTTCCGGTGGTTGCCCGTTACGCTGTGGCCTGCTACTATGCCATCGCGATGTCCGAGGCTCACACGAACCTCGAACGGTACGACGGTATCCGTTACGGCTATACCGTGGACGAGGCCGATGGGATCAAGGACATGTTCGAGCGGGTAAGGTCCCACGGTTTCGGCAGCGAGGTCAAGTCCCGCATCATCGCGGGCACTTGCCTCACCGAGCCGGTGCGGAGCGAGGAGTACTATGTCGCCGCGACGAAGGTGCGCACCCTCATTGCCCGGGAGTTCGCCACGGCATTCGAAGGCGCGGACTTCATTCTCCAGCCGGTGACTCCTGCGCTGCCCGCCCACCTCGGCGAGGAGCGAACGGATGCGATGCAAGGCTACGAGTCGGACCTCTATACCCTTCCCGTGAACATGGCCGGGCTGCCCAGCCTGAGCTTCTTTACGGGCTATGCGCCCCTCGGTCTGCCCGTGGGGCTCCAGCTCGTCGGCCCCCGATGGAGCGACGCCAAGCTGCTGGGGGCGGGCCTGACTCTGGAAGAGCTTCTGGGCTCGCCGCGCATCGCCCAGGGGGGGCTTTGA